GAACGGAATGCCGAAAAAGCTCGGCCGCGGAATGCCTGACAATCCATCAGGCCCACCGGTAAACTGATACCAGTTCAACAAAACGACGCGGATAATCTCGCCGAAGGCGAGCGTGACGATGGCCAGATAGTCACCGCGCAATCTAAGAACCGGGAACCCGAGAATAATGCCCCAGAAAGCAGCAAGAATGCCCGCCAACGGAAGGCATATCCAGAAAGACAGGCCGAAATACTGTGCCAGCAAGGCGTAGGAATAGGCTCCGACCGCATAAAAGGCCACGTATCCAAGATCAAGAAGGCCCGCGAGCCCGACGACAATATTGAGACCCCAGCCCAGCATGACATAGGTCAGGATGAGAATGCCGAGATCAAGCAGATACCGGTCGGTAAACGGCAGGAAGGGGAACACGACCGCGAAGAGCAGAAACAGCGGCACGGCCACCTTGCCGATTTTTGACAGGACAGCCGCATAGCCATCCTGCAGCGCTTGGGGCACAAATGTGCGATCCGATCCGGGCACGCGCCGCCACACGGTTAACAAGAGGATCAGCCGTCCGATGACCACGGCGGCGATTATATAGAATGCCTCTTCGAACCGCAGGACAAGCGAGAGACCGCCGGTCGCCGTTTCCGTCTTGAATGCGATGGTTGAACCGAAGATGGCTGCGCCGAGCAGCGCGGTGATCGCCAGATCCTTACCGATCTCGGCAATGTCCAGACGGTTTCCGCTGGCTGGAGCGGTTTGTGCGACCTCAGCCATCAGACCTTCTCAACCTCCGGCTTGCCGAGGAGACCCTGCGGCAGGAAGATCAGGACGATCGCCAGCATGGAGAAGGCTGCAACGTCCTTGTATTCGACCGAGAAATAAGCCGACCAGAGCGTCTCGATCAGGCCGATGACAAGCCCGCCGAGCATGGCGCCGGGCAATGAACCAATGCCACCGAGAACCGCCGCGGTAAACGCCTTCACGCCCGCGACAAAGCCGATATAGAAATCGATGACGCCGTAATAGAGCAGATACATGAGGCCGGCGACCGCGGCGAGCGCCGCACCAAGCACGAAGGTTGTGGAGATGGTGCGGTCGACATTGATGCCAAGGAGCGCAGCCATCTTGCGGTCCTGCTCACAGGCGCGCTGCGCACGCCCGAGAGACGTTCTGGCGATCATCAGCGAAAAAATCGCCATGAGTGCGACGGTCACAGTGATGATCAGGATCTGCATATTGGAAATCTGCACGACGAACTCGCCGTTTTCATCGACGCGCCGCATGATGGTGTGCCCGCCGGAAATAATCGGCTGAAGCGGCTTGACCCGGGCGCCTTGCGAAATCTGGATATAGTTTTGCAGAACGATCGAGACGCCGATCGCGGTGATCAGCGGTGCGAGGCGAAACGAGCCACGCAACGGCCTGTAGGCCATACGCTCAAGTGTCCAGCCGAAAACCGAAGAAATGATCATCGCACAAACAAGGACAAGGATGAGCGCAAGGATCATCAGCCCGATGCTGGTTGACGCGGCAAGACCAAGCGCAGTGATGACGATCAGCGAAATGAATGCGCCGACCATAAAGATATCGCCGTGGGCGAAGTTGATCATGCCGATGATGCCGTAGACCATCGTATAGCCGATCGCGATCAGCCCGTAGATGGAGCCAAGCGTCACACCGTTGATCAATTGTTGTACAAAATATTCCACGAGCTTCCCCAATTCTCCCGTTTACGCCACCGAAATCACCGACGGCGCAATTGTTCTGCTCTAATTCAGTGCGGTACCCCCAACAAAACGCTGCGGCGACCATGCCCGAACCGGGCAGGATGCGGTGTGACAGTTGTTTGCAATGTCAGGACGGAACGTTTTTTCGGTACGAAACAATAGTTCGGCCGGATCGTTACGATGAACCAGTCGATCCCGTTTCCACTCGCTTGCCAAACATGTGCCGGCAGCATACTTCCCCGATCTGCGACTTAACGACGCTTTTTTGTTCCTGCAGCTAGAATGGACAAATTTGTTTTCAGATCAATAGCTAATTTACGTTGATACAAAACCCCGGTGGACAGGCCCTGTCAGGACAAAGGCGCCACTGCGCCGGCTGACGATCCTATCCACGCCCGATTCGGCGCAAATGCGCGGTTTTCCTTCCCAAGCCATCGGACGAATGGTAAGGGAAACTCAAAAAGCTCGGTTGTTTGCAGGCGGCCACGGCAATCTTAACTGGAAGATGCTCCCGGACCGCAGGCGACCCAAAAGAACAACAAACGGGGAAACATGGGTTCAATCATCGATGTGCGGAGCGTAACCAAGCGCTTCGGTGGTTTTCACGCCGTCGACGACTGCACGTTGTCCATCGAAAAGGGTTCCATCACGGGACTCATCGGGCCAAACGGGGCCGGCAAAACGACGCTGTTCAACATGGTGGCGGGCACCTATGTCCCGACATCCGGGCAGATCCTGCTTGATGGTGAGGACGTAACAGGTCTTCCGGCCCATGAGCTCTTTAATCGCGGCCTGTTGCGCACCTTCCAGATCGCGCATGAGTTTTCCCATATGACGGTGACGGAAAACCTGATGATGGTCCCGGCCGGCCAGAGCGGGGAAAACCTTGCCTCAGTCTGGCTGCGGCCGGCCAGGGTCACACAGGAAGAGGCAGAGGTCAGGAAAAAAGCCGAGGAAGTCCTGGATTTCCTGAAGATCACCCATGTCAAAAATGAGCTGGCGGGCAACCTGTCGGGCGGTCAGAAGAAACTGCTGGAGCTTGGCCGCACCATGATGGTGGACGCCAAGGTCGTGCTGCTTGATGAAATCGCCGCGGGTGTCAACCGCACCCTGCTCAACGATCTGGTCTCGAACATCGAACGCCTCAATCAGGAACTCGGCTACACATTCTTTGTCATTGAGCACGACATGGACATGATTGCCCGACTTTGCGATCCGGTCATCGTTATGGCGGCCGGTTCCGTCATGACCGAGGGACATATCGAGGACATTCAGAAAAACGAGGCTGTCATCGAGGCTTATTTCGGCGGCTCGCCGACCGGCGAAGCGACAACCGAACTCCATAAGGAGGCAGAACAATGAGCCTCCTTGAGATTAAGGACCTGCACGCCGGCTATGGCCAGATGAGCATCCTCAAGGGCGTCAACATGACACTCGACGAGGGCGAAATCGGGGTCATCGTCGGCCCCAACGGCGCCGGAAAGTCGACGACGCTGAAGGCGATCTTCGGCATGCTCAACATAACGGGCGGCTCGATCGGCTTTGACGGAGCGGACATTACCGGCATCCGCTCGGAAAAACTCGCCGATCACCGGATCGCCTTCGTGCCACAGGAACACAATGTGTTCCCGACCCTGACGGTGCATGAAAATCTGGAAATGGGCGCCTATGTGCGCCGTGACGATTTTTCGGCGGTGATGGATCACGTCTACGACATCTTCCCGCCACTGAAGGAAAAGAGACAACAGGCGGCCGGCGAACTGTCGGGCGGCCAGCGGCAGATGGTTGCCTTCGGCCGTGCGCTGATGATCGAGCCGAAACTTATCCTGTTGGACGAGCCGACCGCCGGCCTGTCGCCGATGTTCATGTCGCAGATCTTCGACAGGGTCATCGCCATCAACCGGACCGGCGTGACGGTCGCCATGGTCGAGCAGAACGCCAAACAGGCTCTGGCCATCGCCCACAAGGGTTTTGTGCTCGCAGGCGGCCAGAACTCCTATACAGATACCGGCCGGAACCTTTTGAACAACCCCGAAGTCGCCGCAAGCTTTTTGGGCGGGTAACGGGAGAGACGATTTGAACGAACTCGTATTTTTTCTAAACAAGGGCCTCATCTCCGGCCTGATCATCGGCTCGATCTATGCGCTGGGCGCCGTTGGCGTAACGCTGATCTTCGGCATCCTGCGCTTTGCGCATTTTGCCCACGGGGACATGATGACCCTCGGCGCCTTTGTGACGCTGATCCTGACGGCGGCCCTCGCTTCGCTCGGCATTGTCTTACCTGTGCCGCTCGCCTTTGTCGCAATGTTTCCGGCGATGGTGATCACCGCGTTCCTCGCCATCGGTCTCGATAAGACATTTTACAAACCGCTGCGGCAGGCCGGCGCCAGACCGGTTGTCCTTGTCATGGCCTCGGTTGGCGTGACCTTGATGCTTCAGGGCATCATCCGGCTTTTTGCAGGCGTGCGCGGGCGGGACATGTTCCTTGAAGCGCCGAAAGAAATCTTCCGCATACCCTTTCCCGGCGCATCGCGGCCGGTGATCATCACAGAACCGCAAGTGCTCCTTGTCGGCTTCGTCCTTGTCGCGGTCATCGTGCTGCACTGGTTCCTGACGCGTTCGCGTCTTGGCAAGGCCATGCGCGCCGTATCGGACAATCCGGAGCTTGCCCGCATTACCGGCATCAACACAAACCATGTGGTCTGGGCGACGTGGATCATAGGCGGCGCGCTTGCCTGTGCGGCCGGCACGCTGCTTTCCATGGACGTTACGCTCAAGCCGGACCTGTCCTTCAACATCCTGCTGCCGATCTTTGCGGCAACCATCGTCGGCGGGATCGGCCAGCCCTATGGCGCGATCGCCGGCGGCTTCCTCGTCGGCTTTTGTGAGACCCTGGCCGTCTTCAACTGGTCGATCCTTCTCAGGCCGATCAAGGATGATCTGTGGTTCGAGGTGCCCAACAACATGGCGCTGGTACCGACCGAATACAAGTTGATGGTGCCGTTCCTGATCTTGATCATCGTGCTGATCTACCGGCCCACCGGGATATTCCGCGGGAGGGTTCTGACATGAGCACCGAGACCCAGTATTCACCAATCCGGGATGTCGTGCTGTTTGCGGCGCTCGGCGTGCTGATCCTTTTTGTTTTCCTCAGCCAGGGGCCCGTCTATTCGCTGCGCATGATGGTTGAGGCGGGATGTTATGCCATCATCGCCCTCGGCCTGACGATCCAGTGGGGGTATGCCGGCCTCTTTAATGTCGGCATCATGGGTTTCATCGCGGCGGGCGCCGCGACCTCCATGATCATGTCATTTCCCAGGAATGAGGATTTCTGGGCCTCTGCCGGGCCTTCCATGGTTGGACTGTTCATCGTCAAGCTGGTGCTTTGCGGCCTGGCGCTGTGGGCCGTCAACCGTTCGGCCACATGGGGATTGGGACCAAAACTGCGTGCGTTGCTGACGGCCGTCGTGATTGCCATCAGCTATCTGGTCCTTTCCGATCACATGGCGGCCATGTCCAACGAGATCGAGAGCGCGAGCGGCTGGATGGGCGGACTTGGTTTGCCCGTGGTCGTCGGATGGATCGTCGCAGGGATCATTGCGGGCGCCATTGCATGGTTTGTCGGCAAGATATGCCTCGGGCTGCGCGCCGACTACCTGGCCATCGCGACCCTCGGCATTGCCCAGATTATCAAGACATTCCTCAAGAATGCCGACTGGCTGACCCGTGGCACGCTGACCGTTTCGCCCCTGCCCTGGCCCGTCCAGACGCCATCAGACGGCGAGTTCATCTTCGCCCGCGCCTCCTATCTGACCGTCGTCGCAATCGCAATCGTCATCATCTACCTGTTGCTTCAACGCGCATATAACGCCCCGTGGGGCCGGATGATGCGGGCAATCCGCGACAATGAAAACGCAGCCTCTTCAATGGGCAAGAACGTCAACCGCCGCAGGCTTGAGATCTTCGTGCTCGGCTGTGTCCTGATGGGCTTCGGCGGGGCGGTCCTGATCCACTTCGCGTCGATCTACGACCCTTCCGGCTTTCTCGATCTCAACCACACATTCCTGGTCTGGGTGATGGTGATCCTCGGCGGCTCGGGCAATAATCGCGGCGCGATTTTCGGCGCGGTCTTTGTTTATATCATTTGGGTCATGTCCGAGCCGGTCGCCCTTTGGCTGTTCAGCATGATCGGCACTTACGGCGAGGCCTGGCTGGGCTGGGAGCCGCCGTCAGACCTTGCCAGCCGCGCCCTGCAAATGAGGGTGTTCGTCATCGGCCTGACCATCACGCTGGTGTTGCGGTTCGCTCCGCAAGGAGTGTTGCCCGAACGTCAGGCGCGACATTAATGCAAACATAAAAAAGGCCCGGATCGCTCCGGGCCTTTTCAATTTATTTGAAGCAGCGCCTTACTCGGCGACACCAGTGCTCATGATCTTGCCGTCTTCGATGGCAATGGTCTCATATGTACCGGGCACATCGCCATTTTCGTCAAAGGACTGCGGGCCGGCAGCGCCCTCGTAGTTGATGTCCTTACCGGCTGCGATCAGCTCTTTTGCCTTTTTCCACTCGGTCGGCAGGATTACCTCTCCCGGAGCGTTGGCGACACTGCTGACCTGAGCAGCGATCGCGGCGCGATCGGTGCTGCCTGCCTTCTCGGCAGCCAGGGCCAGAATGAAGGCTGCGTCGTAGCTGTTGGAAACAAAGGTTCCGTTGGCATCCACATCGGCTGCCGATGCCGCGACGGCGAATGCATCCGCACCCGGCAGATCCGGCGTCGAGGGACGGGTCATGATGATCTTGCCGCCTGCGGCGGGAACATTGTCGGCGAGTGTTTGAGACACCATACCGTCACCACCATAGAAGACGTCAAAATCGCCACCTTCGAGCGCCTGCCGCAGGACCGTCTGACCTGATCCGTCGGCATAGGCCAGAATGACCAATGCTTCAGCACCGGTTGCGGAAAGCGAACCGATCTCGGCGCGATAGTCAGCCTTGCCGTCTTCATGCGCTTCGGACGCGGCAACGGTGCCACCTGCTGCTGTGAAGGCAGCAGAAAATGCATCCGCAAAACCCTTGCCATAGTCGTTGTTCACATAGGTGACGGCGACATTCTTCTTGCCGGCAGCCTGAACGACCCGGGCCAGTACACCACCCTGATAGGCATCAGACGTCGCGGTGCGGAAAACAAGCCCCTTGTCGTCCAGCGTGGTGAGCGCCGGAGACGTGGAAGCCGGTGAGATCATCGCAACACCACCCGGAATACCGGCATTGTTTGCTGCGGAAATCGTTGCGCCGGAGCACAGGGCGCCGACAATTGCCACGACATTATCAACGTTGACGACGCGGTCGGCCGCGTCGGCCGCCTTTGTGGCATCGGCGCATGTGGTATCGGCGACAATGAGTTCAATGGTCTTGCCGTCCAGAAGACCGCCTTGTTCATTGACATGTTTCACCGCCAGATTGGCACCATCAATGATCGGCGGGACGAGAGATTCGATCGGGCCGGTAACGCCGCCCAGGAAACCGAACTTGACGTCCGCTGCCGTTGCTGCGCCCGACAATCCTGCCAGGGCCACGCTCGCGGCGAGCACCATCTTGAGTTTTGGAAACATATTCTGATTACTCCCATAGATATGGGCCGGTTTTTCCGGCCCTCGTTCCGTTAAAACGGTTCCTTTCCGCCAAGCCACGGAAAGTTAAGGGCAATCATAACGAAACAATTGCGGGTGGAAAGTCGAAAATTCAGTCTTGGTATACAACCGTAGCGAAATATGGTCGCAGGCTCGATCGGCCACGGTGAGCACATTCTGCGCGCAATTCAGGCTCAGGCCGACGCCTGTTCGGGCCGATTGGTCAGATAGACACCCGCAACCACAATGATCGTTCCGGCAATCATCGGCCCGGAGAGCCTTTCACCGAAGAGCAGGAAGGCCTCGATCGCAACCGCCGGAGGAACAAGATAGATGAGGGAGGCTGCGCGCGAGACCTGCCCCCGCCGGATCAGATAAAGAAGCAGGGCGACGGCGCCTATGGACAAGCCGAATACGGACCACAGCATGGTGAGCGTGGTTTCGACATTCCAGACCATGCGCATGTCCTCCAGCAGCAGGGCCAGAGGCAGAGTAAAGGCCAATGCACCGACATATTGGAGCGTAACGGTCGAGCGCAGGTCCGCTGATTGCAGAAACCGCTTCTGATAGATCGTGCCCGCCGTTACGCCAAACATACCCACGATGTTAACCGCAAGGGGGATGAGCGCTGTCACGATTTGCGATGTCTCCAGCATGACGATGCGCGGAACGATGGCTATCAGAAGACCCGCCAGGCCAAGGACAATACCCAGCCATTGCCCCCGCGTCAGGCGTTCGCCCACGATAAACGGTGCAGACAATGCCGTCAGCAGTGGTTGCAAAGCGGCAATAAGGCCGGAAAGGGATGCCGGCACACCGTTAGCAATTGCCCACCAGACACCACCGAGATAAATGCCGTGGAGCAACACGCCCGAAACCATGGCATGGCCCCATGCCGCCGGGGAAGCCGGCCAGTTTGCGCGCATCGCCAAACACAATGTGAGCAAAGCCGCGGCGGCAGCTATGTAGCGTATGCTCAAGAACGTCAGCGGATCGGCATATGGCGCGGCGTAACGGGCGGAGATCCAGCCCGTCGACCACAAAAGGACGAACAGCGCCGGCGCCAGGCGGGCAAGAATCATTTAACGGCGGTCTCCGGATGTGGAGGCTAAAAAAACCCGCTCTAAGTGTTCCCGCCACCATAGTAAAGCGAAACCGCATGCTCGGCTTCGGCAAAGAACAGCCAGCGCTCGACAAAAAGACCGGCCATCATCAAAAGGAATGCCGGAAGCAGCCACAGCGTCGTGCCGGAGAAAACCCACACGGCAAGCGCGATGAGCAACGGAAGCGCTGCACCGACGAGGAGCGCAATCATTCGCAGCTTTGCCGCATGTTTGCGGCCGACAACATGGACCATCTCGCGCGTCAGGTAATTCTCGCCGCTGTGCGGACGCTCAAGCAGACGCACCTTGCCGATGGCGCCCAATCCCGTTGCCGTTTCAACGGTCGAGCCAGCCTGCTCAAGGCTGGCGTTTTCGGCGTGTTTCCACCAGGCATATTTGCAAGCCCATGCGGCAAGAATGGCAACAAAGGCGACTCCGGCGGCACCCGATCCGCCAGCGGCCAGTCCGTTAAGCACCGCGGCCAGAAGGAAGCCGCTGGCCAGCGAAAACAAGAGATAGCAGGCGGGCGTCAGCCCGGTATTCCATCGCGGTACGGTCTTCAGCTGCGCGTAGATCATGGCCGTCGTATAGACGGTGACCAGCGCGCCGAGCGCAACAAGCAGACCGAGAATGAGCGGCCGTTCGCCGCTGATCATCCAGATGAGCGCGTAAAGCGCGAACAGGACAAGTGTTGCCACCGACATGACGCCTTCGCGCGACAGCCATGAGGACCGCCACTGCGAAAAGGCACGCCATGCGCGTTCGGGGTGACCAAGGTGAAAGGTGGAGGACACCAGGCCGACCACGCAAAGGGCGGCCGCCAGCAGCGGAATAAAAAACGCTGCGGCAAGACCAGCCGGAAGCGGCAGTCCGGCGCCGATCATTGCGATCAGGCCAAAACCGGCTCCGGAGGTGACAGTAAAGAAAATGACGGAGATTGCCGGATGCATATGACCTACCCCAGCCTTTCGAGGGCCTGATCGAGCCAGCCGAGGAACCCGCCGGGGGGTTCCTGTGCAGCCGGGGCGGCTACCGGAGCGCTATCAGGTTTGGTTTTGGGACGGGGCGGCAGATATTTATTGACCGGCGCGGTGCCCATTTCCGGCATCAGGTCCATACCGCCGCGCTCGGCAACGAGCTGTGACACATCCGACTGCGGGTCGGACAGGTCGCCAAAGTGCCGCGCGCCAGCAGGACAGGTGCGTACGCATGACGGAACGCGGTCTTCCTCCGGTATATTGTCGTTGTAGATGCGGTCGACACACAGCGTGCATTTTTTCATCACGTTCTCGACCGGGTCCATCTCGCGCGCGCCGTAGGGGCAGGCCCAGGCGCAAAGACCACAGCCGATGCACATGGATTCATCGACGAGGACGATACCGTCCTCGGACCGTTTGTAGCTGGCGCCCGTCGGACAGACCGTCACGCACGGCGCATCGGCGCAATGCAAGCAGGATTTCGGGAAATGAACAATGGAGGCCGGCGCATCCTCTGGGCTGACCTCGAATGTATGGATACGGTTGAGGAACGAGCCGACCGGCTCGTCGCCATAGGGATCAAGATCGGCAAGCGGCGCGCCATAACCGCCCGTGTTCCACTCCTTGCAGCTGATGACGCAGGCATGGCAGCCCACACAGGTGTCAAGGTCGATAACAAGACCAAGCGCCTTGTCCGTTGATTGGGGAAGACTGGTCATTTGATCTCCTCCCATTCATGCCCGTAGGCAAGTTCGTCGGGCGGCTTCGCCAGAGCATCCTTCTGGGGTGCATATTGCGGCAGGGAGACCGAATTGTCGCCGGCCTCCGCCTTCTCGATGCGCACCCGCAGATCGAACCAGGCTGCCTGGCCGGTGATCGGGTCGGAGTTCGACCAGCGCAGCCCATCGGCCTTCGGCGGCAGCAATTCGTGGATCAGATGGTTCAGCAGGAAACCCTCTTTGGCTTCGGGCGCGTTTTCGTCGAGCGTCCAGGCGCCGGAGCGTTTGCCGATCGCGTTCCAGGTCCACATGGTCTTACCGTTCAGCGCCTCCATGCGCCGCACAGGCACCTTGATCTTTCCATGGTGGGATATGACCCAGGCCCAGTCACCGTCCTGAAGACCGGCCTCATCGCAAATCGCGCCCGGCACATAGAGCGGATTGGTGCCGTGAATCTGGCGCAGCCAGGCGTTCTGGGAGCCCCAGGAGTGATACATGGCTGCCGGCCGTTGGGTGATCGCGTGGTGCGGGAACTCCACTTCCGAGATACCTTCACCCTCAAAGGGCGGATACCAAAGCGGCAGGGGATCGAACGTGGCCTTTATGCGTTCGCGATGTGTATCCGGCGGTTGGCGTTTTCCATGGCCTTCCGCCGCCAACTGGAATTTGCGCAGCGGCTCCAGATAAAGCTGGAAGACATTTTCCACCGGACCGTCCTGCAGCCCCATCTCTATGGCCCAATCCGACCAGGCCTTGTTGGCGTGCTTGAAGTATTGCGCCTCGGCAGGAACGTGCGCCTCGAAGAAACCGCCATTCTCGATGTAGCGATTGATCTGGCCCGGATTGGGGTCGCCGCGCCCGTGGGTTCCGCCCTTCTCCCCGCGCCAGCCGGCAAGCGGCCCAACGCCCGGCCGACGCTGGTGATTGACCATGTAGTCGGCATAGTCGGCATAAAGCGCGCTGCCGTCTTCCTTGACCATTCCGGGCAGGCCAAGACGTGCGCCGAGATCCAGCAATACGGACTGAAACCCGCGTACATCACGTCCCTTTCCCTGCGTTGCCGGGTCGACAACCGGCCAACGGATGGAATCGGCAAGTGCATCGGGTTCGGAAATCGGGCGGTCAAGCAGCGAGATGCAATCATGCCGCTCCAGATAGGTGGTATCCGGCAACACCAGATCGGCATAGGCGACCATTTCGGAGTTATAGGCATCAGCGTAGATGATTTTCGGAATACGGTAATTGCCGTCTGCGTCCTTGTCGGAAAGCATTTTCATCACGCCGTCGGAATTCATCGAGGAATTCCACGACATATTGGCCATATACATGAAAAGCACGTCGATGGAGTAGGGATCGCCGGCATGCGCGTTGGAGATCACCATATGCATCAGGCCGTGAGAGGACATCGGCGCATCCCAGCTGAACGCCTTGTCGATGCGCAGCGGTGTGACGCCATCTTCCTCCAGCAGCATATCGTCGGGACCGCGCAGGAAGCCGAGATGCGGCCCGGGCAGCGGTTCGCCCGGCTTATTGCCGGCATGCGGCTTGGGTTGTCCTTCGACCGGCCTTGGATAAGGCGGTTTGAAGCGGAAGCCGCCGGGACAGTCGATCGAACCCAGGAGGATCTGCAGCATGTGCAGAGCCCGGCAGGTCTGGAAGCCGTTGGAATGGGCCGATATCCCACGCATGGCGTGGAAGGCGACCGGCCGTCCGATCATACGATCGTGCTTCTCGCCTTTCATATCGGTCCAGGGCTGTTCGACGACCACTTCCTTCTCGAAAGCCGCCTCGGCGATTTCCGCCGCCAGCCTGCGGATCTGTGCCGCGGGAACGCCGGTGGCATCAGCCACATTCTCCGGGGCGTAGTCATCGCTCAGATATTTTTCCGCCAGTAACTCAAATGCAGGCCGGGCCTTGCGGCCATCGGCGAGCGTTGCGCTGCCCTTCAGGGCCGGCTTCACGCCAGCCTCCTTTGAAGACACGCAATTGCCCGTGCCGCGGTCCATTACCAGCGGCTCTCCGGCTTCGTTGCGGGCAATCAGGCCATGATCGGCCGCGCCCTCATCGTCAATGACCAGCCAGGGCGCATTGGTGTAGCGAATGAGATAGTCGACATCGATTTTTCCCGCCTTGAGCAGCTCATGAACCATGGCGAGGATAAACAGGCCATCCGTACCTGGGGTAATGCCGACCCATTCATCGGCAACGGCATTGTAGCCGGTGCGTACCGGATTGACGCCGATCACCTTGACGCCGCGTTCCTTCAGGCGGCCCAGGCCCATTTTGATCGGGTTTGAATCGTGATCCTCGGCAACACCGAAAATCATGAACAGCTCGGTCTTTTCCCAGTCCGGCGCGCCGAACTCCCAGAACGCACCGCCGAACGTATAG
This portion of the Hoeflea prorocentri genome encodes:
- the livM gene encoding high-affinity branched-chain amino acid ABC transporter permease LivM, which codes for MMAEVAQTAPASGNRLDIAEIGKDLAITALLGAAIFGSTIAFKTETATGGLSLVLRFEEAFYIIAAVVIGRLILLLTVWRRVPGSDRTFVPQALQDGYAAVLSKIGKVAVPLFLLFAVVFPFLPFTDRYLLDLGILILTYVMLGWGLNIVVGLAGLLDLGYVAFYAVGAYSYALLAQYFGLSFWICLPLAGILAAFWGIILGFPVLRLRGDYLAIVTLAFGEIIRVVLLNWYQFTGGPDGLSGIPRPSFFGIPFKRGEEGFAHFFGLEYSSIHRIIFLYFLILVLALITNFVTIRLRRLPIGRAWEALREDEIACRSLGLNTTSVKLTAFATGAMFAGFAGSFFATRQGFISPESFTFIESALILAIVVLGGMGSQIGVVIASVAMIGGFEVFREAEQYRMLIFGLAMVMIMIWRPRGLISTREPSIFLKQKKAVSADMVAQGEGH
- a CDS encoding ABC transporter permease subunit, which gives rise to MEYFVQQLINGVTLGSIYGLIAIGYTMVYGIIGMINFAHGDIFMVGAFISLIVITALGLAASTSIGLMILALILVLVCAMIISSVFGWTLERMAYRPLRGSFRLAPLITAIGVSIVLQNYIQISQGARVKPLQPIISGGHTIMRRVDENGEFVVQISNMQILIITVTVALMAIFSLMIARTSLGRAQRACEQDRKMAALLGINVDRTISTTFVLGAALAAVAGLMYLLYYGVIDFYIGFVAGVKAFTAAVLGGIGSLPGAMLGGLVIGLIETLWSAYFSVEYKDVAAFSMLAIVLIFLPQGLLGKPEVEKV
- a CDS encoding ABC transporter ATP-binding protein — translated: MGSIIDVRSVTKRFGGFHAVDDCTLSIEKGSITGLIGPNGAGKTTLFNMVAGTYVPTSGQILLDGEDVTGLPAHELFNRGLLRTFQIAHEFSHMTVTENLMMVPAGQSGENLASVWLRPARVTQEEAEVRKKAEEVLDFLKITHVKNELAGNLSGGQKKLLELGRTMMVDAKVVLLDEIAAGVNRTLLNDLVSNIERLNQELGYTFFVIEHDMDMIARLCDPVIVMAAGSVMTEGHIEDIQKNEAVIEAYFGGSPTGEATTELHKEAEQ
- a CDS encoding ABC transporter ATP-binding protein, giving the protein MSLLEIKDLHAGYGQMSILKGVNMTLDEGEIGVIVGPNGAGKSTTLKAIFGMLNITGGSIGFDGADITGIRSEKLADHRIAFVPQEHNVFPTLTVHENLEMGAYVRRDDFSAVMDHVYDIFPPLKEKRQQAAGELSGGQRQMVAFGRALMIEPKLILLDEPTAGLSPMFMSQIFDRVIAINRTGVTVAMVEQNAKQALAIAHKGFVLAGGQNSYTDTGRNLLNNPEVAASFLGG
- a CDS encoding branched-chain amino acid ABC transporter permease, which translates into the protein MNELVFFLNKGLISGLIIGSIYALGAVGVTLIFGILRFAHFAHGDMMTLGAFVTLILTAALASLGIVLPVPLAFVAMFPAMVITAFLAIGLDKTFYKPLRQAGARPVVLVMASVGVTLMLQGIIRLFAGVRGRDMFLEAPKEIFRIPFPGASRPVIITEPQVLLVGFVLVAVIVLHWFLTRSRLGKAMRAVSDNPELARITGINTNHVVWATWIIGGALACAAGTLLSMDVTLKPDLSFNILLPIFAATIVGGIGQPYGAIAGGFLVGFCETLAVFNWSILLRPIKDDLWFEVPNNMALVPTEYKLMVPFLILIIVLIYRPTGIFRGRVLT
- a CDS encoding branched-chain amino acid ABC transporter permease produces the protein MMVEAGCYAIIALGLTIQWGYAGLFNVGIMGFIAAGAATSMIMSFPRNEDFWASAGPSMVGLFIVKLVLCGLALWAVNRSATWGLGPKLRALLTAVVIAISYLVLSDHMAAMSNEIESASGWMGGLGLPVVVGWIVAGIIAGAIAWFVGKICLGLRADYLAIATLGIAQIIKTFLKNADWLTRGTLTVSPLPWPVQTPSDGEFIFARASYLTVVAIAIVIIYLLLQRAYNAPWGRMMRAIRDNENAASSMGKNVNRRRLEIFVLGCVLMGFGGAVLIHFASIYDPSGFLDLNHTFLVWVMVILGGSGNNRGAIFGAVFVYIIWVMSEPVALWLFSMIGTYGEAWLGWEPPSDLASRALQMRVFVIGLTITLVLRFAPQGVLPERQARH
- a CDS encoding ABC transporter substrate-binding protein — translated: MFPKLKMVLAASVALAGLSGAATAADVKFGFLGGVTGPIESLVPPIIDGANLAVKHVNEQGGLLDGKTIELIVADTTCADATKAADAADRVVNVDNVVAIVGALCSGATISAANNAGIPGGVAMISPASTSPALTTLDDKGLVFRTATSDAYQGGVLARVVQAAGKKNVAVTYVNNDYGKGFADAFSAAFTAAGGTVAASEAHEDGKADYRAEIGSLSATGAEALVILAYADGSGQTVLRQALEGGDFDVFYGGDGMVSQTLADNVPAAGGKIIMTRPSTPDLPGADAFAVAASAADVDANGTFVSNSYDAAFILALAAEKAGSTDRAAIAAQVSSVANAPGEVILPTEWKKAKELIAAGKDINYEGAAGPQSFDENGDVPGTYETIAIEDGKIMSTGVAE
- a CDS encoding DMT family transporter, with product MLARLAPALFVLLWSTGWISARYAAPYADPLTFLSIRYIAAAAALLTLCLAMRANWPASPAAWGHAMVSGVLLHGIYLGGVWWAIANGVPASLSGLIAALQPLLTALSAPFIVGERLTRGQWLGIVLGLAGLLIAIVPRIVMLETSQIVTALIPLAVNIVGMFGVTAGTIYQKRFLQSADLRSTVTLQYVGALAFTLPLALLLEDMRMVWNVETTLTMLWSVFGLSIGAVALLLYLIRRGQVSRAASLIYLVPPAVAIEAFLLFGERLSGPMIAGTIIVVAGVYLTNRPEQASA